Proteins from one Rosa chinensis cultivar Old Blush chromosome 7, RchiOBHm-V2, whole genome shotgun sequence genomic window:
- the LOC112176536 gene encoding protein MODIFIER OF SNC1 1 isoform X1: MTSSMLSGDRRWASARRGAMTVLGKVPKPINLPSQRLENHGMDPSVEIVPKGTLSWGSRSSSASNAWGTSSLSPNTDGGTTSPSYLSGHISSGSGTRPSTAGSEKSHEPAASAWGPNSRPSSASGVLTSNQTSLASLRPRSAEPRPGSSQLSRFAEHSEHPVAWNAPGTAEKLGVTSSKNEGFSLTSGDFPTLGSEKDNSGKNAESQDHSAYSRPGSSSGGGVAKETTGTSVVGDISVNASVKSGTGNSWKRENPSYNEDGGRPGMEKWQGNPQPYPGASVPPQHYDAWHGGPVHPQGGPVPHPQGGVWFRGPPGGPPFGAQVPPGGFPMEPFPYYPPQIPAAALANPQPVPPTGAGPRGHHPKNGEMYRPHMPEAYIRPGMPIRPGFYPGPVAFEGYYGSPMGYCNSNERDVPFVGMPAGPPVYNRYPSQSAPEPGRPSGYGPTSQTGLPEKIASGHPHDTRGPYKVLLKQHDGWDRRNEEQRSEVAVTTNASCLESEDQPRALSLENDWRSDRRKEGERDRRSERPASQNSDRGASSARVKVKSPESLGNMRAADAIPVKKLETEACGTQDIAQTLSAKDPSLIQKIEGLNAKARVSDGRGDTASVSIREEQRKTFQVNPKSNSSVNETGSGSATEIINSSHEVSSGISVSRGPAHGMHGKSDNRGRGRFNNQEGDGWGKKSLVSEPTSVVSTANSKVPSNVHVHDHLASMEATEKSGSYPQGRREDDSLTPMFDPNDSEAQRAKMKELAKQRTKQLQEEEEERTRRQMAKARAKLEELNRRTQVVDGSNQKFENSSSGDVQSKQEESQTSGEPLVAGRKYDPQVPAFGSNLNAVEQIKECISVEVAESTVPSIELPSERPKSAYKEEPIFMHDQPVPLQQQVTIANTAHHNTASQAHDNSISRQKQAPKQKQNTRLEKKSIGKNTSTSMTDTPNSQTDTVVNVSSSGGVGATSTALSTESSLTANSGGVGATSTALSTESSLTANSSAILESSSHPRKKNNRSGKNKQRAENSSSVAAISSSISNDTNHANTTIETGKPNVPNVDLDPSSVQSQTFSRDAYQSMEQHLSLPNEESQGRLSGQWKPQHSRRMPRNSQAIRHSEKFQSSDAVMWAPVRSQNKTDVTDDATPKTEAEAVSAVKSDHQVQNNSRNKRAEMERYVPKPVAKEMAHQGSTQQAMVSVVHQTAINENIRGADSGPPQGVENSQPSAAVGKAGFAIESRNGSSRQNKQVKAHGSWRQRGSTEPTNTQGFHEEPSYTSNVGQSDIVSVTEQPKNSDDWNDGWNMPDEPNTVVPVSASIAVKEQGIPGRRKQHPFKGQKTVANNHDHEQKKNYRGDADRIYTKSSASEMSQTELPSASKENQAVGERAIPHWQPKSQAFAANNHRGNRATGPQGAEPLSPTTDKDTTEHLAQHRHDQYKSERNNAGEGQNRRERKTTHKGRPGSPSHGPVSPVELAPPSMDARQEHQFQTGFRRNGNQNNRFSRGQESRGDWNYSGHDGRQQNPPANRDRQRHSSHLEYQPVGPYNSSDKFNNSEGPREGAQNSGGGRVKERVQGHSKRSGGNFHGRQSGTIRVVPDME; encoded by the exons ATGACGTCGAGTATGTTGTCTGGGGATCGGAG GTGGGCTTCTGCCAGAAGAGGTGCAATGACTGTTTTAGGGAAAGTCCCGAAGCCTATAAATTTACCCAGTCAGAG GTTAGAAAATCATGGTATGGATCCATCTGTGGAAATTGTTCCCAA GGGCACTCTCAGTTGGGGCAGTAGATCATCATCTGCATCAAATGCATGGGGTACCTCATCACTTTCTCCAAATACTGATGGTGGCACCACTTCACCAAGTTATCTCAGTGGCCACATTTCTTCAGGAAGTGGCACTCGACCGTCAACTGCTGGTAGTGAAAAATCTCATGAACCTGCTGCTAGCGCGTGGGGTCCAAACTCTAGGCCATCATCGGCCTCTGGGGTATTGACATCAAATCAGACGTCACTGGCATCATTGCGCCCTCGCAGTGCAGAACCAAGGCCTGGTAGTTCACAGTTGTCAAGATTTGCTGAACACTCTGAACATCCAGTGGCATGGAATGCTCCTGGGACTGCAGAAAAATTG GGAGTGACGTCATCAAAGAATGAAGGGTTTTCTCTCACTTCTGGTGACTTTCCGACTCTTGGTTCAGAAAAGGATAATTCTGGAAAGAATGCTGAGTCTCAAG ATCACAGTGCTTACTCTCGCCCTGGCTCATCTTCTGGTGGTGGAGTGGCAAAAGAGACAACTGGGACTTCTGTAGTTG GTGATATCTCTGTAAATGCAAGTGTGAAGAGTGGAACTGGTAATTCATGGAAAAGAGAGAATCCCTCATACAATGAAGATGGAGGTAGACCTGGTATGGAGAAGTGGCAGGGAAATCCCCAGCCTTACCCTGGTGCTAGTGTCCCGCCCCAACATTATGATGCATGGCATGGTGGTCCTGTTCACCCGCAAGGTGGTCCAGTACCTCACCCCCAAGGTGGGGTTTGGTTTAGAGGTCCTCCAGGGGGTCCTCCTTTTGGAGCCCAGGTCCCTCCTGGTGGCTTCCCAATGGAACCATTTCCATATTATCCTCCACAAATTCCAGCTGCTGCTCTTGCGAACCCACAGCCTGTTCCTCCAACTGGAGCAGGACCAAGGGGACACCATCCTAAAAATGGAGAGATGTACAGACCTCATATGCCAGAGGCATATATCCGCCCCGGTATGCCAATTAGACCTGGATTTTACCCTGGTCCTGTGGCCTTTGAGGGATATTATGGTTCACCAATGGGATATTGCAATTCAAATGAACGAGATGTCCCATTTGTGGGAATGCCAGCTGGTCCTCCCGTCTATAACAGGTACCCTAGCCAAAGTGCTCCTGAGCCTGGCAGACCTAGTGGATATGGTCCCACCAGCCAAACAGGGTTACCGGAGAAAATAGCATCTGGTCATCCACATGATACACGTGGACCATACAAAGTTCTTCTGAAGCAGCATGATGGTTGGgatagaagaaatgaagaacagAGAAGTGAGGTTGCTGTAACAACCAATGCGTCATGTCTTGAGAGTGAGGACCAACCAAGAGCATTGTCATTGGAGAATGATTGGAGATCAGATCGCAGaaaggagggagagagggaTCGAAGGAGTGAAAGACCTGCTTCGCAGAATTCTGACCGAGGAGCTTCTTCTGCTCGTGTCAAAGTCAAATCCCCTGAAAGTTTGGGTAATATGAGGGCAGCTGATGCCATTCCAGTGAAGAAATTGGAAACTGAAGCCTGTGGCACACAAGATATTGCACAAACACTCTCTGCAAAAGACCCCagtctgattcagaaaatagagGGATTAAATGCCAAAGCACGAGTTTCTGATGGACGAGGTGATACTGCATCTGTTTCCATTAGGGAGGAGCAAAGGAAGACATTCCAAGTCAACCCTAAATCTAACAGTTCAGTAAATGAAACAGGTAGTGGCTCGGCCACTGAAATCATAAATTCCTCTCATGAAGTCAGCAGTGGAATTTCTGTCTCCAG GGGACCTGCTCATGGCATGCATGGTAAATCAGATAATCGTGGTAGAGGAAGGTTTAATAACCAAGAAGGCGACGGCTGGGGGAAGAAATCCTTGGTCTCTGAACCAACATCTGTGGTGTCAACTGCAAATTCAAAAGTTCCTTCTAATGTTCATGTGCATGACCACCTTGCGTCCATGGAAGCTACTGAAAAGTCTGGATCTTATCCACAAGGCAGACGTGAAGACGACTCATTGACACCAATGTTTGATCCAAATGATTCTGAGGCACAG CGTGCTAAGATGAAGGAGCTAGCCAAGCAACGTACCAAACAGCTtcaggaggaagaggaggagcggACAAGAAGGCAGATGGCGAAGGCTCGAGCAAAATTAGAAGAGTTGAACAGACGTACTCAAGTGGTGGACGGTTCAAATCAAAAGTTTGAAAATTCCTCCAGTGGTGATGTCCAGAGTAAACAAGAAGAATCTCAAACTTCTGGTGAACCATTAGTGGCCGGTAGGAAATATGATCCACAAGTCCCAGCTTTCGGTTCTAACCTCAATGCTGTTGAACAGATTAAAGAGTGCATCAGTGTTGAAGTTGCAGAATCAACTGTTCCATCAATTGAGCTACCTTCGGAGAGGCCAAAGAGTGCCTACAAGGAGGAGCCCATTTTCATGCATGATCAACCTGTGCCTTTGCAGCAGCAGGTTACTATTGCTAATACTGCTCATCACAACACTGCTTCCCAGGCTCATGATAACAGTATCTCAAGGCAGAAGCAGGCACCTAAACAAAAGCAGAACACTCGGTTGGAAAAGAAGTCTATTGGGAAGAATACTTCCACTAGTATGACTGACACACCAAATAGCCAGACAGATACAGTGGTTAATGTGTCCTCATCTGGTGGAGTTGGAGCTACTTCAACCGCATTGAGTACTGAGTCAAGCCTGACTGCAAATTCTGGTGGAGTTGGAGCTACTTCAACCGCATTGAGTACTGAGTCAAGCCTGACTGCAAATTCTAGTGCTATACTTGAGTCATCTTCTCatccaagaaagaaaaataacagaAGTGGCAAGAACAAGCAGAGAGCAGAGAATTCATCATCTGTGGCTGCTATATCATCATCTATATCAAATGATACAAATCATGCAAACACCACTATAGAAACTGGAAAACCAAATGTACCTAATGTGGATTTAGATCCTAGCTCAGTTCAGTCACAGACCTTTTCTAGGGATGCATATCAGTCGATGGAGCAGCACTTGTCTCTACCAAACGAAGAATCTCAAGGTAGATTAAGTGGCCAGTGGAAACCTCAGCATTCTCGCCGGATGCCTAGGAATTCACAAGCAATCAGGCACTCGGAAAAATTTCAAAGCAGCGATGCTGTTATGTGGGCACCAGTGCGGTCACAGAACAAAACTGATGTAACTGATGATGCCACCCCCAAAACCGAAGCTGAGGCTGTCAGTGCTGTAAAGAGCGACCATCAAGTGCAAAATAATTCAAGAAATAAGAGGGCGGAAATGGAGAGATATGTTCCAAAGCCTGTAGCTAAAGAAATGGCACATCAAGGAAGCACTCAACAAGCAATGGTTTCTGTAGTGCATCAGACTGCAATAAATGAGAACATCAGGGGAGCAGATTCTGGTCCTCCTCAAGGTGTCGAAAATTCTCAACCTAGTGCTGCAGTGGGAAAAGCAGGTTTTGCCATAGAATCCAGGAATGGGAGTAGCAGGCAAAATAAGCAGGTAAAAGCACATGGGTCGTGGCGACAACGGGGATCAACAGAACCAACCAACACGCAAGGTTTCCATGAGGAACCATCATATACTTCAAATGTTGGTCAGAGTGATATTGTCTCAGTGACAGAGCAACCAAAGAATTCTGATGATTGGAATGATGGATGGAACATGCCGGATGAACCCAACACTGTTGTACCAGTCTCTGCATCTATTGCTGTAAAAGAACAGGGAATACCCGGAAGACGAAAGCAGCATCCATTTAAGGGACAAAAAACTGTGGCAAATAATCATGATCATGAGCAAAAGAAAAACTATAGGGGGGATGCTGACAGAATCTACACCAAATCTTCAGCCTCTGAAATGAGTCAAACAGAGTTACCTTCTGCTTCTAAAGAGAATCAAGCTGTTGGGGAACGTGCAATTCCTCATTGGCAGCCCAAATCTCAGGCATTTGCAGCCAATAATCATCGAGGAAACAGGGCTACTGGTCCCCAAGGTGCAGAGccactctcaccaacaactGACAAAGATACCACTGAACATCTGGCTCAGCATCGACATGATCAATACAAGTCTGAAAGAAACAATGCAGGGGAAGGACAGAACAGGAGGGAGAGGAAAACAACACACAAGGGACGTCCCGGCTCCCCAAGTCATGGTCCTGTCAGCCCAGTCGAACTGGCTCCTCCTAGTATGGATGCTAGACAAGAGCATCAGTTTCAAACGGGGTTTCGAAGGAATGGAAACCAAAACAACCGTTTCAGCAGAGGGCAAGAGTCTCGTGGGGATTGGAATTACTCGGGGCATGATGGTAGGCAGCAAAACCCCCCTGCAAATCGGGACAGGCAGAGGCACAGTTCCCATTTGGAGTACCAGCCAGTTGGGCCATACAACAGCAGTGACAAATTTAACAATTCCGAGGGACCTAGAGAAGGTGCTCAGAATTCAGGTGGTGGAAGGGTCAAGGAAAGAGTCCAGGGTCATTCGAAACGTAGTGGAGGGAATTTCCATGGGCGGCAAAGTGGCACTATTCGAGTAGTGCCGGATATGGAGTAG
- the LOC112176536 gene encoding protein MODIFIER OF SNC1 1 isoform X2 has product MTSSMLSGDRRWASARRGAMTVLGKVPKPINLPSQRLENHGMDPSVEIVPKGTLSWGSRSSSASNAWGTSSLSPNTDGGTTSPSYLSGHISSGSGTRPSTAGSEKSHEPAASAWGPNSRPSSASGVLTSNQTSLASLRPRSAEPRPGSSQLSRFAEHSEHPVAWNAPGTAEKLGVTSSKNEGFSLTSGDFPTLGSEKDNSGKNAESQDHSAYSRPGSSSGGGVAKETTGTSVVGDISVNASVKSGTGNSWKRENPSYNEDGGRPGMEKWQGNPQPYPGASVPPQHYDAWHGGPVHPQGGPVPHPQGGVWFRGPPGGPPFGAQVPPGGFPMEPFPYYPPQIPAAALANPQPVPPTGAGPRGHHPKNGEMYRPHMPEAYIRPGMPIRPGFYPGPVAFEGYYGSPMGYCNSNERDVPFVGMPAGPPVYNRYPSQSAPEPGRPSGYGPTSQTGLPEKIASGHPHDTRGPYKVLLKQHDGWDRRNEEQRSEVAVTTNASCLESEDQPRALSLENDWRSDRRKEGERDRRSERPASQNSDRGASSARVKVKSPESLGNMRAADAIPVKKLETEACGTQDIAQTLSAKDPSLIQKIEGLNAKARVSDGRGDTASVSIREEQRKTFQVNPKSNSSVNETGSGSATEIINSSHEVSSGISVSRGPAHGMHGKSDNRGRGRFNNQEGDGWGKKSLVSEPTSVVSTANSKVPSNVHVHDHLASMEATEKSGSYPQGRREDDSLTPMFDPNDSEAQRAKMKELAKQRTKQLQEEEEERTRRQMAKARAKLEELNRRTQVVDGSNQKFENSSSGDVQSKQEESQTSGEPLVAGRKYDPQVPAFGSNLNAVEQIKECISVEVAESTVPSIELPSERPKSAYKEEPIFMHDQPVPLQQQVTIANTAHHNTASQAHDNSISRQKQAPKQKQNTRLEKKSIGKNTSTSMTDTPNSQTDTVVNVSSSGGVGATSTALSTESSLTANSSAILESSSHPRKKNNRSGKNKQRAENSSSVAAISSSISNDTNHANTTIETGKPNVPNVDLDPSSVQSQTFSRDAYQSMEQHLSLPNEESQGRLSGQWKPQHSRRMPRNSQAIRHSEKFQSSDAVMWAPVRSQNKTDVTDDATPKTEAEAVSAVKSDHQVQNNSRNKRAEMERYVPKPVAKEMAHQGSTQQAMVSVVHQTAINENIRGADSGPPQGVENSQPSAAVGKAGFAIESRNGSSRQNKQVKAHGSWRQRGSTEPTNTQGFHEEPSYTSNVGQSDIVSVTEQPKNSDDWNDGWNMPDEPNTVVPVSASIAVKEQGIPGRRKQHPFKGQKTVANNHDHEQKKNYRGDADRIYTKSSASEMSQTELPSASKENQAVGERAIPHWQPKSQAFAANNHRGNRATGPQGAEPLSPTTDKDTTEHLAQHRHDQYKSERNNAGEGQNRRERKTTHKGRPGSPSHGPVSPVELAPPSMDARQEHQFQTGFRRNGNQNNRFSRGQESRGDWNYSGHDGRQQNPPANRDRQRHSSHLEYQPVGPYNSSDKFNNSEGPREGAQNSGGGRVKERVQGHSKRSGGNFHGRQSGTIRVVPDME; this is encoded by the exons ATGACGTCGAGTATGTTGTCTGGGGATCGGAG GTGGGCTTCTGCCAGAAGAGGTGCAATGACTGTTTTAGGGAAAGTCCCGAAGCCTATAAATTTACCCAGTCAGAG GTTAGAAAATCATGGTATGGATCCATCTGTGGAAATTGTTCCCAA GGGCACTCTCAGTTGGGGCAGTAGATCATCATCTGCATCAAATGCATGGGGTACCTCATCACTTTCTCCAAATACTGATGGTGGCACCACTTCACCAAGTTATCTCAGTGGCCACATTTCTTCAGGAAGTGGCACTCGACCGTCAACTGCTGGTAGTGAAAAATCTCATGAACCTGCTGCTAGCGCGTGGGGTCCAAACTCTAGGCCATCATCGGCCTCTGGGGTATTGACATCAAATCAGACGTCACTGGCATCATTGCGCCCTCGCAGTGCAGAACCAAGGCCTGGTAGTTCACAGTTGTCAAGATTTGCTGAACACTCTGAACATCCAGTGGCATGGAATGCTCCTGGGACTGCAGAAAAATTG GGAGTGACGTCATCAAAGAATGAAGGGTTTTCTCTCACTTCTGGTGACTTTCCGACTCTTGGTTCAGAAAAGGATAATTCTGGAAAGAATGCTGAGTCTCAAG ATCACAGTGCTTACTCTCGCCCTGGCTCATCTTCTGGTGGTGGAGTGGCAAAAGAGACAACTGGGACTTCTGTAGTTG GTGATATCTCTGTAAATGCAAGTGTGAAGAGTGGAACTGGTAATTCATGGAAAAGAGAGAATCCCTCATACAATGAAGATGGAGGTAGACCTGGTATGGAGAAGTGGCAGGGAAATCCCCAGCCTTACCCTGGTGCTAGTGTCCCGCCCCAACATTATGATGCATGGCATGGTGGTCCTGTTCACCCGCAAGGTGGTCCAGTACCTCACCCCCAAGGTGGGGTTTGGTTTAGAGGTCCTCCAGGGGGTCCTCCTTTTGGAGCCCAGGTCCCTCCTGGTGGCTTCCCAATGGAACCATTTCCATATTATCCTCCACAAATTCCAGCTGCTGCTCTTGCGAACCCACAGCCTGTTCCTCCAACTGGAGCAGGACCAAGGGGACACCATCCTAAAAATGGAGAGATGTACAGACCTCATATGCCAGAGGCATATATCCGCCCCGGTATGCCAATTAGACCTGGATTTTACCCTGGTCCTGTGGCCTTTGAGGGATATTATGGTTCACCAATGGGATATTGCAATTCAAATGAACGAGATGTCCCATTTGTGGGAATGCCAGCTGGTCCTCCCGTCTATAACAGGTACCCTAGCCAAAGTGCTCCTGAGCCTGGCAGACCTAGTGGATATGGTCCCACCAGCCAAACAGGGTTACCGGAGAAAATAGCATCTGGTCATCCACATGATACACGTGGACCATACAAAGTTCTTCTGAAGCAGCATGATGGTTGGgatagaagaaatgaagaacagAGAAGTGAGGTTGCTGTAACAACCAATGCGTCATGTCTTGAGAGTGAGGACCAACCAAGAGCATTGTCATTGGAGAATGATTGGAGATCAGATCGCAGaaaggagggagagagggaTCGAAGGAGTGAAAGACCTGCTTCGCAGAATTCTGACCGAGGAGCTTCTTCTGCTCGTGTCAAAGTCAAATCCCCTGAAAGTTTGGGTAATATGAGGGCAGCTGATGCCATTCCAGTGAAGAAATTGGAAACTGAAGCCTGTGGCACACAAGATATTGCACAAACACTCTCTGCAAAAGACCCCagtctgattcagaaaatagagGGATTAAATGCCAAAGCACGAGTTTCTGATGGACGAGGTGATACTGCATCTGTTTCCATTAGGGAGGAGCAAAGGAAGACATTCCAAGTCAACCCTAAATCTAACAGTTCAGTAAATGAAACAGGTAGTGGCTCGGCCACTGAAATCATAAATTCCTCTCATGAAGTCAGCAGTGGAATTTCTGTCTCCAG GGGACCTGCTCATGGCATGCATGGTAAATCAGATAATCGTGGTAGAGGAAGGTTTAATAACCAAGAAGGCGACGGCTGGGGGAAGAAATCCTTGGTCTCTGAACCAACATCTGTGGTGTCAACTGCAAATTCAAAAGTTCCTTCTAATGTTCATGTGCATGACCACCTTGCGTCCATGGAAGCTACTGAAAAGTCTGGATCTTATCCACAAGGCAGACGTGAAGACGACTCATTGACACCAATGTTTGATCCAAATGATTCTGAGGCACAG CGTGCTAAGATGAAGGAGCTAGCCAAGCAACGTACCAAACAGCTtcaggaggaagaggaggagcggACAAGAAGGCAGATGGCGAAGGCTCGAGCAAAATTAGAAGAGTTGAACAGACGTACTCAAGTGGTGGACGGTTCAAATCAAAAGTTTGAAAATTCCTCCAGTGGTGATGTCCAGAGTAAACAAGAAGAATCTCAAACTTCTGGTGAACCATTAGTGGCCGGTAGGAAATATGATCCACAAGTCCCAGCTTTCGGTTCTAACCTCAATGCTGTTGAACAGATTAAAGAGTGCATCAGTGTTGAAGTTGCAGAATCAACTGTTCCATCAATTGAGCTACCTTCGGAGAGGCCAAAGAGTGCCTACAAGGAGGAGCCCATTTTCATGCATGATCAACCTGTGCCTTTGCAGCAGCAGGTTACTATTGCTAATACTGCTCATCACAACACTGCTTCCCAGGCTCATGATAACAGTATCTCAAGGCAGAAGCAGGCACCTAAACAAAAGCAGAACACTCGGTTGGAAAAGAAGTCTATTGGGAAGAATACTTCCACTAGTATGACTGACACACCAAATAGCCAGACAGATACAGTGGTTAATGTGTCCTCATCTG GTGGAGTTGGAGCTACTTCAACCGCATTGAGTACTGAGTCAAGCCTGACTGCAAATTCTAGTGCTATACTTGAGTCATCTTCTCatccaagaaagaaaaataacagaAGTGGCAAGAACAAGCAGAGAGCAGAGAATTCATCATCTGTGGCTGCTATATCATCATCTATATCAAATGATACAAATCATGCAAACACCACTATAGAAACTGGAAAACCAAATGTACCTAATGTGGATTTAGATCCTAGCTCAGTTCAGTCACAGACCTTTTCTAGGGATGCATATCAGTCGATGGAGCAGCACTTGTCTCTACCAAACGAAGAATCTCAAGGTAGATTAAGTGGCCAGTGGAAACCTCAGCATTCTCGCCGGATGCCTAGGAATTCACAAGCAATCAGGCACTCGGAAAAATTTCAAAGCAGCGATGCTGTTATGTGGGCACCAGTGCGGTCACAGAACAAAACTGATGTAACTGATGATGCCACCCCCAAAACCGAAGCTGAGGCTGTCAGTGCTGTAAAGAGCGACCATCAAGTGCAAAATAATTCAAGAAATAAGAGGGCGGAAATGGAGAGATATGTTCCAAAGCCTGTAGCTAAAGAAATGGCACATCAAGGAAGCACTCAACAAGCAATGGTTTCTGTAGTGCATCAGACTGCAATAAATGAGAACATCAGGGGAGCAGATTCTGGTCCTCCTCAAGGTGTCGAAAATTCTCAACCTAGTGCTGCAGTGGGAAAAGCAGGTTTTGCCATAGAATCCAGGAATGGGAGTAGCAGGCAAAATAAGCAGGTAAAAGCACATGGGTCGTGGCGACAACGGGGATCAACAGAACCAACCAACACGCAAGGTTTCCATGAGGAACCATCATATACTTCAAATGTTGGTCAGAGTGATATTGTCTCAGTGACAGAGCAACCAAAGAATTCTGATGATTGGAATGATGGATGGAACATGCCGGATGAACCCAACACTGTTGTACCAGTCTCTGCATCTATTGCTGTAAAAGAACAGGGAATACCCGGAAGACGAAAGCAGCATCCATTTAAGGGACAAAAAACTGTGGCAAATAATCATGATCATGAGCAAAAGAAAAACTATAGGGGGGATGCTGACAGAATCTACACCAAATCTTCAGCCTCTGAAATGAGTCAAACAGAGTTACCTTCTGCTTCTAAAGAGAATCAAGCTGTTGGGGAACGTGCAATTCCTCATTGGCAGCCCAAATCTCAGGCATTTGCAGCCAATAATCATCGAGGAAACAGGGCTACTGGTCCCCAAGGTGCAGAGccactctcaccaacaactGACAAAGATACCACTGAACATCTGGCTCAGCATCGACATGATCAATACAAGTCTGAAAGAAACAATGCAGGGGAAGGACAGAACAGGAGGGAGAGGAAAACAACACACAAGGGACGTCCCGGCTCCCCAAGTCATGGTCCTGTCAGCCCAGTCGAACTGGCTCCTCCTAGTATGGATGCTAGACAAGAGCATCAGTTTCAAACGGGGTTTCGAAGGAATGGAAACCAAAACAACCGTTTCAGCAGAGGGCAAGAGTCTCGTGGGGATTGGAATTACTCGGGGCATGATGGTAGGCAGCAAAACCCCCCTGCAAATCGGGACAGGCAGAGGCACAGTTCCCATTTGGAGTACCAGCCAGTTGGGCCATACAACAGCAGTGACAAATTTAACAATTCCGAGGGACCTAGAGAAGGTGCTCAGAATTCAGGTGGTGGAAGGGTCAAGGAAAGAGTCCAGGGTCATTCGAAACGTAGTGGAGGGAATTTCCATGGGCGGCAAAGTGGCACTATTCGAGTAGTGCCGGATATGGAGTAG